From a region of the Candidatus Pelagibacter sp. FZCC0015 genome:
- a CDS encoding histone deacetylase family protein yields MKTGLITSDTSQNHDTGPGHPEQIARVSVIVENFKKLNNKNLIWKKPSKVSDDILLTTHENNYLNLVKSSFPKKGFSSLDGDTIISPGSKDATFDAVGSIIAAIDGVEKKEFKNAFCGVRPPGHHSSQNKAAGFCILNSVSIGANYLLKKYKYKKVAIIDFDVHHGNGTQDIFYENENVLFISTHQYPYYPGTGSEKERGKFNNIFNIPLPAGISSEEYLNVFDRVLKKLEEFRPEFILISAGFDAHEDDPLAQFNLKTEDYFTITKRVLETSKKFCSGKVVSILEGGYDLNALRDSTKRHVDALLEFN; encoded by the coding sequence AGAAAATTTTAAAAAACTTAATAATAAAAATCTTATATGGAAGAAACCATCTAAGGTTTCAGATGATATTCTATTAACCACACATGAAAATAATTATTTAAATTTAGTAAAAAGTTCTTTCCCAAAAAAAGGTTTTTCTTCACTTGATGGTGATACAATCATTTCACCTGGAAGCAAAGATGCAACTTTCGATGCAGTTGGATCAATAATTGCTGCAATTGATGGAGTAGAAAAAAAAGAATTTAAAAATGCATTTTGTGGTGTTCGACCTCCTGGACATCATAGTTCACAAAATAAAGCAGCTGGTTTTTGCATTTTAAATTCAGTGAGTATTGGTGCAAATTATTTGTTAAAAAAATATAAATATAAAAAAGTTGCAATAATAGATTTTGATGTACATCACGGTAATGGAACACAGGATATTTTTTATGAAAATGAAAATGTTCTTTTTATATCAACTCACCAATATCCCTACTACCCAGGAACTGGTTCTGAAAAAGAAAGAGGTAAATTTAACAATATCTTTAATATACCTTTGCCAGCTGGTATAAGTTCAGAAGAATATTTAAACGTATTTGACCGTGTATTAAAAAAATTAGAAGAGTTTAGACCAGAGTTTATATTGATTAGCGCTGGTTTTGACGCCCATGAAGATGACCCTCTCGCTCAATTTAATTTAAAAACAGAGGATTATTTTACTATTACTAAAAGAGTATTAGAGACCTCTAAAAAGTTTTGTAGTGGAAAAGTTGTTTCAATTTTAGAGGGCGGTTATGACCTAAATGCACTTCGAGACAGCACTAAAAGACACGTTGATGCTCTTTTAGAATTTAATTGA
- a CDS encoding SET domain-containing protein: MKLYKIKKSGIDNKGRGLYATRDIKEGTKIIDYVGKLITKKQTQDSDKYDNSKPIYLFTINKRYDLDGDFPWNTAGLINHSCDNNCDYDGKGLKIWVKAIKDIKKGEEFTCDYGFGYDENYKQFPCKCKSKNCCGYIVRAESRWRINKKFAMSNKNKLIKNSK, encoded by the coding sequence ATGAAATTATATAAAATAAAAAAGTCTGGAATTGATAATAAAGGTAGAGGACTTTATGCAACTCGTGACATTAAAGAGGGAACAAAAATAATAGACTATGTTGGAAAACTTATAACTAAAAAACAAACACAAGATTCTGATAAGTACGATAATAGTAAACCAATATATTTATTCACAATAAATAAAAGATACGATCTAGATGGAGATTTTCCATGGAATACCGCAGGTTTAATTAATCATTCTTGTGATAATAATTGTGATTACGATGGAAAGGGATTGAAAATTTGGGTCAAAGCAATCAAAGATATTAAAAAAGGTGAGGAGTTTACATGTGATTATGGATTTGGTTATGATGAAAACTACAAACAATTTCCTTGTAAATGTAAATCAAAAAACTGTTGTGGGTATATTGTAAGAGCTGAGTCTAGATGGCGAATAAATAAAAAGTTTGCTATGAGCAATAAAAATAAATTAATAAAGAACTCTAAATAA
- the truA gene encoding tRNA pseudouridine(38-40) synthase TruA has protein sequence MNRYQILIEYVGTNFRGWQIQKKGQTIQGLIQEKLSKLLKEKIILHGQGRTDAGVHAFEQSAHFDCKIKIIDTIKFLKSINHFLNLKDIAIKNIKKRNNKFHARFSAKQRIYKYFIFNQISQPIIEKNRAWHVRKPLDLELMKKGAKKLLGTHDYSTFRSSSCHAKSPIKTLKSINIKSSKNKIEFQFSSQSFLQHQVRSMVGCLKYLGEKKWDLKTFEKRFKSKKRTLCAPPAPPSGLFLFRVLY, from the coding sequence ATGAATAGATACCAAATACTTATTGAATATGTGGGGACAAATTTTAGAGGATGGCAAATTCAAAAAAAGGGCCAAACAATTCAAGGATTAATTCAAGAAAAATTATCAAAATTATTAAAAGAAAAAATTATTTTACATGGTCAAGGAAGAACTGATGCAGGGGTTCATGCATTTGAGCAATCTGCACACTTCGATTGTAAAATTAAAATAATTGATACAATTAAATTTTTAAAATCCATTAATCATTTTTTAAATTTAAAAGACATTGCAATTAAAAATATTAAAAAAAGAAATAATAAATTTCATGCTAGATTTTCAGCAAAACAAAGAATTTATAAATACTTTATTTTTAATCAAATAAGCCAACCAATAATTGAAAAAAACAGAGCATGGCATGTTCGTAAGCCTTTAGATTTAGAATTAATGAAAAAGGGTGCAAAAAAGTTATTAGGAACCCATGATTATTCAACTTTTAGATCATCAAGTTGTCATGCAAAAAGTCCAATTAAAACTTTAAAATCAATAAATATTAAATCATCAAAAAACAAAATTGAATTTCAATTTAGTTCTCAATCTTTTTTACAACATCAGGTCAGATCTATGGTTGGTTGTTTAAAATATTTGGGGGAAAAGAAATGGGATTTGAAAACTTTTGAAAAGAGATTTAAGTCAAAAAAAAGAACACTGTGTGCTCCTCCTGCACCACCAAGTGGTTTATTTTTATTTAGAGTTCTTTATTAA
- the fmt gene encoding methionyl-tRNA formyltransferase gives MLKKIVFMGTPMFAVPILKSLYQNGYPISCVYTQPPQKSKRGQKINKSPIQLISETLNIEFRTPNSLKENLDELEYFKSLEADLAIVVAYGQIIPKSYLNLTKKGFINIHASILPKWRGAAPIQRSIMNLDKETGISIMKIGEELDTGPVCNVYKINIEDNLNAEDINEKLSSLAAEKILDNIDDIYEDKANFIEQDHSSATYASKIQKLEGQINWKEDAKIIIGKINGLYPVPGAYFMFNGERYKILKAEIGQAQGKPGEVLSDHLEISCGDKKSIKIKEIQRQGKKPQSIGEFVLGTQIKKGSFL, from the coding sequence ATGTTAAAAAAAATAGTTTTTATGGGTACTCCCATGTTCGCTGTTCCAATTTTAAAATCACTTTATCAAAATGGATATCCTATTTCTTGTGTTTATACACAACCACCTCAAAAATCTAAAAGAGGTCAAAAAATTAACAAGTCACCAATTCAATTAATTTCAGAGACTTTAAATATAGAATTTAGAACACCAAATTCATTAAAAGAAAATTTAGATGAATTAGAATATTTTAAATCTTTAGAGGCAGATTTAGCAATAGTTGTTGCTTATGGTCAAATTATACCAAAGTCATATTTAAATTTAACTAAAAAAGGATTTATTAATATACATGCATCTATACTTCCAAAATGGAGAGGTGCAGCTCCTATTCAGAGATCAATTATGAATTTAGATAAAGAGACAGGAATAAGTATTATGAAAATAGGCGAGGAACTAGATACAGGACCTGTATGTAATGTTTATAAAATAAATATAGAAGATAATTTAAATGCTGAAGATATTAATGAAAAGCTATCAAGTTTGGCTGCAGAGAAAATTTTAGATAATATAGATGATATATATGAGGATAAAGCAAACTTTATAGAACAAGATCACTCATCAGCTACATACGCTTCAAAAATTCAAAAATTAGAGGGGCAGATTAATTGGAAAGAAGATGCTAAAATTATAATTGGTAAAATAAATGGACTTTATCCAGTTCCAGGCGCTTATTTCATGTTTAACGGTGAGAGATATAAAATATTAAAAGCAGAAATTGGACAAGCACAAGGAAAACCAGGTGAGGTTTTATCTGACCATTTAGAAATTTCATGTGGAGATAAAAAATCAATAAAAATTAAAGAAATACAAAGACAAGGAAAAAAGCCTCAAAGTATTGGAGAATTTGTTTTAGGAACACAAATTAAAAAGGGTTCATTTTTATAA
- the def gene encoding peptide deformylase, producing the protein MAIRTIITEPNKLLRQISKPVNSVGKEEQKLMDDMLETMYDANGIGLAAIQVGVPKRIIVMDISKDENKKEPRYFVNPVIKNKDPEKATYEEGCLSVPNQFAEIDRPSKCEVEYLDYDGEKKLLKADGLLATCIQHEMDHLEGILFIDYLSKLKRSMIIKKLSKLKSTSVEA; encoded by the coding sequence ATGGCCATCAGAACTATAATAACAGAACCTAATAAATTACTTAGGCAAATATCTAAACCAGTCAATAGCGTTGGTAAAGAAGAACAAAAATTGATGGATGATATGCTGGAGACAATGTATGACGCAAATGGAATTGGTCTCGCGGCCATACAAGTTGGTGTACCAAAGAGAATTATTGTTATGGATATAAGTAAAGATGAGAATAAAAAAGAGCCAAGATATTTCGTAAATCCAGTTATTAAAAATAAAGATCCAGAAAAAGCAACTTATGAAGAAGGATGTCTTTCTGTACCAAATCAGTTTGCAGAAATTGATAGACCTAGTAAGTGTGAAGTAGAATATCTTGATTATGATGGAGAAAAGAAATTGCTAAAGGCCGATGGTCTTCTGGCAACATGTATTCAGCACGAGATGGACCATTTAGAGGGAATCCTATTTATTGATTATCTTTCAAAATTAAAAAGGTCAATGATAATTAAAAAATTATCAAAATTAAAATCTACTTCTGTAGAAGCTTAA
- a CDS encoding shikimate kinase: MKSKENIVFLGMMGSGKSSIGLLVAKKLKLNFVDIDKEIEKNLNTTIKRIFETKGEVYFRKIEEKITLKKLKLNSSVISLGGGAFTNKNIRNEIIKNHLSFWLNWDDKTLIKRIKDSKKRPLVANANENEIIDLIKKRSTIYSKALYEVKCDNLSKNLIVNRVIELYEKIKSKNK; this comes from the coding sequence ATGAAATCAAAAGAAAATATAGTTTTTTTGGGGATGATGGGTTCTGGTAAGAGCTCTATTGGATTATTAGTTGCAAAAAAATTAAAATTAAATTTTGTAGATATAGATAAAGAAATTGAAAAAAACTTAAATACCACAATAAAACGAATATTCGAAACTAAAGGAGAAGTATATTTTAGAAAAATTGAAGAAAAGATAACTTTAAAAAAACTGAAATTAAATTCTAGTGTAATTTCACTCGGTGGTGGAGCTTTTACAAATAAAAATATTAGGAATGAGATTATAAAAAATCATTTATCTTTTTGGCTAAATTGGGATGATAAAACACTAATAAAAAGAATAAAAGATAGTAAAAAAAGACCCTTAGTTGCAAATGCTAATGAAAACGAAATTATTGATTTAATTAAAAAACGATCTACCATTTACTCAAAAGCACTATATGAAGTTAAATGTGATAATTTAAGTAAAAACTTAATTGTAAATAGAGTTATTGAATTATATGAAAAAATTAAATCTAAGAATAAATAG
- the aroB gene encoding 3-dehydroquinate synthase, whose translation MKKLNLRINSKSKYYPIIIGSNIISGFSNILKKYHFKFSRYLFVIDENVPKPIIKTIHKSIKKSKKKIHFFKATEKNKNQKSVNGILKILLDENYSREDCLVAIGGGITGDVTAFAASTFKRGINFINIPTTFLSQVDSSIGGKTGINTKNGKNLIGTFYQPKLVISDTNFLKTLKKREIICGYAEVLKHAIIANKRFYLFLNKNIKKILKLESPFIENSVFESCKIKKNIVEKDEKENGLRKTLNFGHTFAHAYEATLNYSKKLNHGEAVILGMKTALNFSYKNNLINKSNYTEIIEHIKHSKLPNKLNNFFSLKDIKKIISFMSNDKKNKANKINLILLKRITKPIIKNHYSKKYLFKFLKKELNN comes from the coding sequence ATGAAAAAATTAAATCTAAGAATAAATAGTAAATCAAAATATTATCCAATTATTATTGGATCAAATATTATTTCTGGTTTTTCAAACATTTTAAAAAAATATCATTTTAAATTTTCAAGGTATCTTTTTGTAATTGATGAAAATGTTCCAAAACCAATAATAAAAACAATCCACAAATCAATTAAAAAAAGTAAAAAAAAAATTCATTTTTTTAAAGCTACAGAAAAAAATAAAAATCAAAAAAGTGTAAATGGAATTTTAAAAATACTATTAGATGAGAATTATTCTAGAGAGGATTGTTTAGTTGCAATTGGTGGTGGAATCACTGGAGATGTAACTGCATTTGCAGCAAGTACATTTAAAAGAGGAATAAATTTTATTAACATTCCAACAACTTTTTTATCTCAGGTAGACTCATCTATAGGTGGTAAAACTGGTATTAATACTAAAAATGGGAAAAATTTAATTGGTACTTTTTATCAACCCAAATTAGTAATTAGTGATACAAATTTTTTAAAAACTTTAAAAAAAAGAGAAATTATATGTGGTTATGCTGAGGTGTTGAAACACGCAATTATTGCTAATAAAAGATTTTATTTATTCCTAAACAAAAACATTAAAAAAATACTTAAATTAGAGTCTCCATTTATTGAAAATTCAGTTTTTGAAAGCTGTAAAATAAAAAAAAACATTGTAGAAAAGGATGAAAAAGAAAATGGATTGAGAAAAACTTTAAACTTTGGTCATACTTTTGCTCATGCTTATGAGGCGACATTAAATTATTCAAAAAAATTAAACCATGGTGAAGCAGTAATCTTGGGCATGAAAACTGCTTTAAATTTTAGTTATAAAAATAATTTAATTAACAAATCTAATTATACAGAAATAATTGAACATATTAAACATTCTAAACTACCAAATAAATTGAATAATTTTTTTTCTCTAAAAGATATAAAAAAAATTATTTCTTTTATGTCAAATGATAAAAAAAACAAAGCAAATAAAATTAACCTAATTCTATTAAAAAGAATAACAAAACCAATTATAAAAAATCATTACAGTAAAAAATACTTATTTAAATTTTTAAAAAAAGAATTAAATAATTAA
- a CDS encoding BolA/IbaG family iron-sulfur metabolism protein, protein MDINELIAIVKNKLLNQINIESINIEDKSFLHKNHKGNQEGKFHLKLVLRSNELKQMNKIESNKKVYKILEKELKDFIHSIQILII, encoded by the coding sequence ATGGATATAAATGAGTTAATTGCAATTGTAAAAAATAAATTATTAAATCAAATAAATATTGAAAGTATAAATATTGAAGATAAATCTTTTCTTCATAAAAATCATAAAGGAAATCAAGAAGGAAAATTTCATTTAAAATTAGTTTTAAGATCGAATGAGCTTAAGCAAATGAATAAAATCGAGAGCAATAAAAAGGTTTATAAAATTTTAGAAAAGGAATTAAAAGATTTTATTCACTCTATTCAAATATTAATTATTTAA
- a CDS encoding J domain-containing protein, translated as MKNICDWNNCNEIAEYKAPVEKDNSRKFRMLCLEHVKEFNKNWNYFSGMNDDQVMDFLKSDMTWHKPTQSFSSSDNFFKVLWNTTLRDELDKEKINGDYNHMRQFKFDHKDIKAFGILGVSVGLKWKKIQDKFKLLVKKFHPDMNSGNKKYEEKLKLITLAYTQLKNTYREKIDTKS; from the coding sequence ATGAAAAATATTTGTGACTGGAATAATTGTAATGAAATAGCTGAATATAAGGCACCAGTTGAAAAAGATAATAGCAGAAAATTTAGAATGCTTTGCCTTGAGCACGTAAAAGAATTTAATAAAAATTGGAACTATTTTTCAGGTATGAATGATGACCAAGTAATGGATTTTTTAAAATCTGACATGACTTGGCACAAACCCACACAAAGCTTTAGCTCTTCAGATAATTTTTTCAAAGTTTTATGGAATACAACTTTGAGAGATGAGTTAGATAAAGAAAAAATAAACGGAGATTATAATCATATGCGTCAATTTAAATTCGATCATAAAGATATAAAAGCTTTTGGAATATTGGGGGTTTCTGTGGGTTTAAAGTGGAAGAAAATACAAGATAAATTCAAATTACTTGTGAAAAAATTTCACCCTGATATGAATTCTGGGAATAAAAAATACGAGGAAAAACTTAAACTTATAACATTGGCTTACACTCAATTAAAAAATACCTATAGAGAAAAAATTGACACCAAATCTTAA
- the cobS gene encoding cobaltochelatase subunit CobS, giving the protein MTPNLNTEPDIKVSLKQTFGIDSEMEVDAFSKKNEYVPEIDKNYKFDRDTTLAIISGFAFNKRVLVQGYHGTGKSTHIEQIAARLNWPCIRVNLDSHVSRIDLIGKDAIVLKDGKQVTQFNEGILPWSIQNPVALVFDEYDAGRPDVMFVIQRVLEAEGNFTLLDKNKVIKQNKFFRLFATSNTVGLGDTTGLYHGTQQINQGQMDRWNIVTTLNYLSLDREMDIVLSKNKNLNNAKGKEKVANMIKVASLTRKGFIAGDISTVMSPRTVLHWAENAEIFKDTGYAFRVTFLNKCDDIEKNTIAEYYQRCFGEELPESLINIQI; this is encoded by the coding sequence TTGACACCAAATCTTAACACAGAACCAGATATTAAAGTTTCACTAAAACAAACTTTTGGAATTGATTCAGAAATGGAAGTTGACGCATTTTCAAAAAAAAATGAATACGTTCCTGAGATTGATAAAAACTACAAGTTCGATAGAGATACTACTTTAGCTATTATTTCAGGATTTGCATTTAATAAGAGAGTTTTAGTTCAAGGGTATCATGGCACTGGAAAATCTACTCACATTGAGCAAATAGCTGCAAGATTAAATTGGCCGTGTATCCGTGTAAATTTAGATAGTCATGTTAGTAGAATTGATTTGATTGGCAAAGATGCGATCGTTCTTAAAGATGGTAAACAAGTAACTCAATTTAACGAGGGAATTTTACCATGGTCTATACAAAATCCAGTTGCACTTGTTTTTGATGAATATGATGCTGGTAGACCTGATGTAATGTTTGTAATTCAAAGAGTTTTAGAAGCTGAGGGAAATTTTACATTACTAGATAAAAACAAAGTAATTAAACAAAATAAATTTTTTAGATTATTTGCTACTTCAAATACTGTTGGACTTGGTGATACGACAGGTCTTTACCATGGTACCCAGCAAATTAACCAAGGTCAGATGGATAGATGGAATATTGTTACTACTTTAAACTATCTAAGCCTAGATAGAGAAATGGATATTGTTTTGTCTAAAAATAAAAACTTAAATAACGCAAAGGGAAAAGAAAAGGTTGCTAACATGATAAAAGTAGCATCTTTAACGCGTAAAGGATTTATTGCAGGAGATATTTCAACAGTGATGAGCCCAAGAACGGTGTTACATTGGGCAGAAAATGCAGAGATATTTAAAGACACTGGTTACGCTTTTAGAGTAACATTTCTTAATAAATGTGATGATATTGAAAAGAATACTATCGCAGAATATTATCAAAGATGTTTTGGTGAAGAATTGCCAGAGTCTTTGATTAATATTCAAATCTAA
- a CDS encoding cobaltochelatase CobT-related protein has protein sequence MSTKENNLKEKFKIALTSTAKVIADDFDLNKTNSEEKKIKEFNFLEIDNLNSPADFIRLRAETDSSALKKKFCNEAIYKKNLPSNTSSRSLYNIAEKIRYETLGGKMLKGIEKNFQENYHQIINRKRKDQLKTKEDVSVSEAFELYMLKNFHKIKLNPLATKMLNFWEKDFEDAIEKHKEFLLKNLEDQNIYSSKFSEILEEMDIFQSEDEDEKKEENQDQGQDNPSNEDENNDKEDNKDEKDENVSEASLDADYSVDEFNFDEQLSDTESDEQSSEQVAQKKIDNINLDYKIFTTQFDEVVKAENLENADEATKLRKNLDQQLIGFQDIITKLANKLQRQLLAKQNRAWEFDLEEGLLDSSKLPRIIMDPYNSLSFKKEKDLDFKDTVVTLLIDNSGSMRGRPITIAAICADILSRTLERCSVKVEILGFTTKNWKGGQSRELWTKNTKPKTPGRLNDLRHIIYKGADTHWRQAKNNLGLMLKEGLLKENIDGEAISWAYNRIKKRKEERKILMVISDGAPVDDSTLSVNSGDFLEKHLKKIVKFIENKSDIEVLAIGIGHDVSRYYNKAIKITDVNELGDVMISQLSSLFETKNKYH, from the coding sequence ATGAGCACTAAAGAAAATAATTTAAAAGAAAAATTTAAAATTGCTTTAACTTCTACGGCAAAAGTAATTGCTGATGATTTTGATTTAAATAAAACAAATTCTGAAGAAAAAAAAATAAAAGAATTTAATTTTCTGGAGATTGATAATTTAAATAGTCCAGCTGATTTTATAAGATTACGTGCAGAAACAGACTCCTCTGCTTTGAAAAAAAAATTTTGTAATGAAGCAATTTACAAAAAAAACCTTCCCTCAAATACCTCTTCTAGATCTCTTTATAATATCGCTGAAAAAATACGTTATGAGACTCTGGGAGGAAAAATGTTAAAAGGAATTGAGAAAAATTTTCAAGAAAATTATCATCAAATAATAAATCGTAAACGCAAAGATCAATTAAAAACTAAAGAAGATGTATCTGTATCAGAGGCATTCGAGTTATATATGCTTAAGAATTTTCATAAAATTAAGCTAAATCCTCTAGCAACAAAAATGCTTAATTTTTGGGAAAAAGACTTTGAGGACGCTATAGAAAAACATAAAGAATTTTTGCTTAAAAATCTTGAAGATCAAAACATTTATAGCTCAAAGTTTTCAGAAATATTGGAAGAAATGGATATTTTTCAAAGTGAAGATGAAGATGAAAAAAAAGAGGAAAATCAAGATCAAGGACAAGATAATCCATCAAATGAAGATGAAAATAATGACAAAGAAGATAATAAAGATGAAAAAGATGAAAATGTATCTGAAGCTTCACTAGATGCTGACTATAGTGTAGATGAATTTAACTTTGACGAACAGCTGTCAGACACAGAGTCAGATGAACAAAGCTCTGAGCAAGTAGCTCAAAAAAAAATAGATAATATAAATTTAGATTATAAAATATTTACAACTCAGTTTGATGAGGTTGTAAAAGCTGAAAATCTAGAAAATGCAGATGAAGCGACAAAACTAAGAAAAAATTTAGATCAACAATTAATTGGCTTTCAAGATATTATAACGAAACTTGCAAATAAACTTCAAAGACAATTGCTTGCAAAACAAAATAGAGCATGGGAATTTGATTTAGAGGAAGGATTATTAGACAGTTCAAAACTTCCAAGAATTATCATGGATCCATATAATTCTTTATCATTCAAAAAAGAAAAAGATTTAGATTTTAAAGATACAGTAGTGACACTACTCATAGACAACTCTGGATCTATGAGAGGAAGACCAATCACTATTGCGGCTATTTGTGCAGATATTTTATCCAGAACGTTAGAAAGGTGCTCTGTTAAAGTCGAAATTTTAGGCTTCACAACCAAAAACTGGAAGGGCGGACAGAGTAGAGAATTATGGACTAAAAATACCAAACCGAAAACACCAGGAAGATTGAATGACCTAAGACATATAATTTACAAAGGAGCAGATACCCATTGGAGACAGGCCAAAAATAATTTGGGACTAATGCTAAAAGAGGGATTGCTCAAAGAGAATATTGATGGAGAAGCTATATCGTGGGCCTATAATAGAATTAAAAAGAGAAAAGAAGAAAGAAAAATATTAATGGTTATTTCTGATGGAGCCCCTGTAGATGACTCAACTCTTTCTGTAAATTCAGGTGACTTTTTAGAAAAACATTTAAAAAAGATTGTGAAGTTTATTGAAAATAAATCAGATATTGAAGTTTTGGCTATAGGAATTGGTCATGATGTTTCAAGATATTATAATAAAGCTATAAAAATTACCGACGTAAATGAATTAGGAGATGTTATGATATCTCAATTAAGCTCTTTATTTGAAACAAAAAACAAATACCACTAA
- a CDS encoding ActS/PrrB/RegB family redox-sensitive histidine kinase: MKFFETSKYHSFKKSTYITLRWIGIIGQLIAVNFVYLFLNSSFDFITSNLVIFLGILSNLYLILIYKKTQLSDRSAFIFLLIDILQLGVLLYLSGGITNPFVIFILIPSVFSSSNLSLRTNTLLVILTIFIIVFLTFNHQELPINLNSDFHNNHYFYYSIPASLIIALVFLNYFAMTFGTQSRLRKEALGKMEEVMAKEHELLSLGGQAAAAAHSLGTPLSTITIIAHDLMKQFKGQKDLEKDIELLNSQVERCNEILKRLTLNPVEEDEFIDKDINIRDYLHEIISSFKEISKKEFVFNFDQDSNPKKISKSIEIVYGLRNFIGNANKFAKNSIFINLKSDSEFTEITVEDDGNGYPRDIISKIGEPYLKSNYSKDKSKEGLGLGLFIGKTLLEKNFALVNCRNSKTRDGAEVIIRWKNKELFNI; this comes from the coding sequence ATGAAGTTCTTTGAAACTTCAAAATATCATTCTTTTAAAAAATCAACTTATATCACTCTAAGATGGATCGGAATTATTGGACAATTAATTGCAGTAAATTTTGTATATTTATTTTTAAATTCTAGTTTTGATTTTATTACCTCAAATTTAGTTATATTTTTAGGAATATTAAGTAATTTATATTTAATTTTAATTTATAAAAAAACACAATTATCAGATAGATCTGCTTTTATCTTCTTGCTTATAGATATTTTGCAATTAGGTGTTCTTCTTTATTTGTCAGGGGGTATAACTAATCCATTTGTAATTTTTATATTAATACCAAGTGTTTTTTCTTCATCAAATTTAAGCTTAAGAACAAATACTTTGTTAGTAATTTTAACAATATTTATAATTGTATTTTTAACTTTTAATCATCAAGAGTTGCCAATTAATTTAAATAGTGATTTTCATAACAATCATTATTTTTATTATTCCATCCCAGCTTCTTTGATTATCGCTTTAGTATTTTTAAATTATTTTGCAATGACGTTTGGAACACAATCTAGACTAAGAAAAGAGGCATTAGGAAAAATGGAAGAGGTAATGGCTAAAGAACATGAGCTTTTATCTTTAGGTGGTCAAGCTGCTGCAGCCGCACATTCTCTAGGCACACCACTTTCCACAATAACAATAATTGCACATGATTTAATGAAGCAATTTAAGGGGCAAAAAGATTTAGAAAAAGATATAGAGTTATTGAATAGTCAAGTCGAGCGATGTAATGAAATTTTAAAGAGATTAACTTTAAATCCTGTGGAAGAAGATGAGTTTATTGATAAAGATATTAATATTCGAGATTATTTGCATGAAATTATATCTTCATTTAAGGAAATAAGTAAAAAGGAATTTGTCTTCAATTTTGATCAAGATTCAAACCCCAAAAAAATAAGTAAATCTATTGAAATAGTTTATGGGTTAAGAAATTTCATAGGAAATGCAAATAAATTTGCCAAAAATTCTATTTTTATTAATTTAAAAAGCGATAGTGAGTTTACAGAAATTACAGTAGAAGATGATGGCAATGGTTATCCACGGGATATTATATCGAAAATTGGAGAACCATATTTAAAATCAAATTATTCAAAAGATAAGTCTAAAGAGGGTTTGGGACTAGGGTTGTTTATTGGAAAAACTTTATTAGAAAAAAATTTTGCATTAGTCAATTGTAGAAACTCAAAAACACGTGATGGTGCTGAAGTTATTATTAGGTGGAAGAATAAGGAATTATTTAATATTTAG